The genome window GCGAGAACGCCGCTCGTTACAACGAACTGTTCCGCGCCGCCGGGATGGACGAATGCATCATCCTGCCGAGCGAATCGCCGGAACATAAGCATGCCTGGAACCAGTACACCGTCCGCGTGCCGCAGGGTCGCCGAGACGACCTGCGGAAGCACCTGGCCGATCACAAGATCGGCAGCGAGGTCTACTATCCAGTACCGCTCCACCAGCAGGTCTGCTTCGCCAACATGGGGCCGCACGCCTCGCTGGTCGAAACGGAAAAGGCGGCCAAGGAAGTGTTGAGCCTGCCGATCTTCCCGGAGCTGACCGCCGCCGAGCAGCGGGTAGTCGTCGAATCGATCGAGCAGTTCTACGTCGCCGTCAACAAGAAGGCGGTCGCCTAAGGCGATTCACCCAAATTCGATGGAAATTGAGTCGCCCCCACTTTTGGCGGCGACTTCCCGCAAAGTACCCCCGATCCCGCACATTTTTGCAGCGATTTGCGCGGGAATCGGAAATGATGGGCAATTCGGCGTATTTGATGGACGTACCATGCGCCGATTTGTATAATCTCCAGCTGGGCTTAGCCATTTCCTGCCTACCTTTCGGCTCCTCCCAGCTCCACGCCTGATTCCCGCCTTTCATCGGACTGCATCCTTGCGATTTCCTTCGCTCCTTTTGTCGACTGCGCTCACGCTAGCGATCTGCTCGTCGCTACGGGCTGATCCTGCGCAGCATCAGGCCGCTTTCGACAAGCAAGTGAAGCCGTTTCTGACCAAGTACTGCAACGATTGCCACTCGGGTGATTCGGCCGAGTCAGGCATTGATTTCGCCTCGTTCAGTAAGGCGGAACAGGTGATGACCAGCGGTCGCAAGAGCTGGCAGAAGACGCTTGATCAACTCGCCTCGGGAGCGATGCCGCCGAAAGACGAGACGCAACCCTCGGCCGAAGAGATGGCGCAAACCCTGGAGTGGATCCGAGGCGCCCTGGCCGATTACTCATGTGACGGTCCGGCCGACCCCGGCCGCGAGACGATCCGTCGTCTGAACCGCGCCGAATACGAAAACACGATTCGTGATCTGGTCGGCGTCGAGTTTAAGGCCACCGAAGAGTTCCCGGCCGATGACGTTGGTTATGGGTTCGACAATATCGGCGACGTCCTTTCCCTCTCGCCGCTTCTGTTGGAGAAGTATTACGACGCTGCGGTAACGATCGCCGACAAGGCGATTGTGTCTGATCCGAAGAGCCTGATTCGCAGCGAACGCTTGAAGAACTTCAAGCTGAAAGATGGCTCGAAGAGCGACGATCGACTCACCTTCGCATCGCACAATGTTGGGACGACCGATTTTGAAGTCGATGCGCCGGGCGAGTACAAAATCTCGATTCGCGCCTTCGGCACGCGAGCCGGCGACCAGTTGCCCAACATGCACGTCAAGTTGGACGACCAAAATAAAGACTTCGCCGTCGACGCAACGCGCGGCAAAGAGAAAGACTACGAGATCACCAAACGCTTCAGCAAGGGAAAGCATCACCTCGAGATCTCGTTCACCAACGACCACTACGATCCGAACAACGCCAATCCGAATCTTCGCGATCGCAACCTGATTGTGACCAGCGTGAAGTTGGTCGGACCGCCGGAGATCAAACCGGACAGCTATCCCGAGTCGCATCGCCAGATTTTCGTCGCCTATCCAGGCGACGAGGGGATCACGTTTGAGGTTGCCGCCCGACGGAACCTGACCCGGTTTGCGTCGCGTGCCTATCGCCGTCCCGTCACCGCGGACGAAATCAATCGCTTGTACACGCTGGTCGCCGCCGCTCAGGCCGACGGAGCGAACTTTGAAGAGTCGGTTCGTGAGGGGATCATCGCGATCCTCTGCTCGCCAAACTTCCTATTCCGCGTCGAAGTGGATGAGGCTCAAGGCCCGGTCCGCCAACTGACGGAGTACGAGTTGGCCGCACGGCTTTCCTACTTCCTCTGGAGCAGCGCTCCGGATCAGGAACTGTTGACGCTGGCCTACGAAGGAAAGTTGCGATCGCAGCTCGACCAACAGATCGAGCGGATGATGAAATCGCCAAAGAGCACCGCGCTGGTCGAAAACTTCGCTGGGCAGTGGCTGCAATTGCGGAACCTGGAATCGGCCAAGCCGAACATTCGCCAGTTCCGTTCGTTCACGCCGCAACTGGCCAAGTCGATGCGGCGCGAAACGGAGCTCTTTTTCGAGTCGATCGTGCGGGAGGATCGGAGCATCCTCGACCTGATCGGCGCCGACTACACCTATTTGGACGAATCGCTTGCCAAGCACTACGGCGTGAAGGACGTTAATGGGGAAGAGTTCCGCAAAGTGTCGCTTGGCGACAAGGGACGCGGCGGCATTTTGACCCACGCGAGCATTTTGACCGTTACCTCAAATCCGACCCGGACTTCGCCGGTGAAGCGGGGGAAATGGGTCCTGGAAAACGTGCTGGGAACGCCTCCTCCGGATCCGCCGGCCGACGTGCCGACGTTGGAAGGGCAAAAAGAGCTGAAGGGAACCCTCCGGGAGCGGATGGCACAGCATATGGCCAATCCCAGTTGTGCATCTTGCCATGCCCGAATGGACCCGATTGGATTCGCCCTGGAAAACTTCGACGCCGTCGGGGCTTTCCGCGACAAGGACGAAGGGCAGAAAATTGACGCCTCCGGCGAGTTGCCTGGGGGGATAAAATTTGATGGGGCGAAAGGACTGCGCCAACTGATCCTCACCGAACATCGTGACGAATTCGTTCGCACGTTTTCCGAAAAGATGCTGACCTACGCCTTGGGACGCGGCGTCGAGTACTACGACATGTGCGCCGTCGACGCGATTCAAGACGAACTGGAACGTAACGATTACCGTTTCTCCGCGCTGGTGAAAGCGATCGTCCACAGCGATCCCTTCCAGAAGCGCCGTACGAATTAGAACGGAGAGGGAGTCCGACATGAGCACCACGATTTCTCGACGTACGATGCTTCGCGGTTTTGGCGCCGCCATGGCGCTGCCGTGGCTGGAACAGATGGCTCCCGCCGCTTCGGCCGCCGCCGCAACCGGCAAACCGCCGGTACGCATGGCGTTCCTCTACGTTCCCAACGGCGTGAACGTCGACCAGTGGCGTCCCCAAGGGGAAGGCGCCGATTGGCAGCTTTCGCCGACCCTTTCGTCGCTGAAAGACGTGAAGTCGGAGATGACCGCGTTCACCGGTCTGACCTTGCGTGGCGCGTTCGCATTGGGTGACGGCGGCGGCGACCACGCTCGCAGCGTCGCCTCCTTCTTGACCGGCTCGCATCCGAAGAAGACCGACGGCGCCGACATCAGCAACGACGTCTCGGTCGACCAGTTCGCCGCCAAGGAATTGGGTTACGCGACGAAGTTCCCCTCGCTGGAACTCGGCTGCGAACCGAGCGCCCAGGCCGGCAAGTGCGACTCCGGTTACAGCTGCGTTTACACCTCGAACATGGCATGGCGAAATTCGACTTCGCACGTCGGCAAAGAGATCAACCCGCAAGCTGCGTTCGATCGCTTGTTCGGCAACGAAAACGCGAAGGAATCGGCGGAGAGCCGCGCTCTGCGTTACAAGCGAAAGAAGAGCGTCCTCGACTTCGTGATGGACGACGCCAAGCGTTTGAACCAGAAGCTAGGCCAGTCGGATCAACGCAAGTTGGATGAATACCTGTATGCGGTTCGCGAGATCGAACGCCGCGTACAGCAGTCGATCAAGCTGGAAGGGACCGAAGTCGACGTTCCGGACTATCCGCGTCCGAAAGGTGTGCCGGCCGATTACGGCGAGCACGTCCGCTTGATGATGGACATGATGGTGTTGGCCTTCCAGACCGACATGACTCGCGTTTCGACCTTCATGTTCACCAACGCCGGCAGCAACCGCACCTATAACAACATCGGCGTCAGCGACGGGCACCACTCGATTTCGCACCACGGGCGGAACAAAGAGAAGCTCGAAAAGATCGCCAAGATCGACGCCTATCACGTCGAGCAATACGCTTACCTCGTCAAGGAACTGCAGAAGATCCGCGAGGGAGACGGCACGCTGCTCGACAACTGCATGGTCATGTACGGCAGCGGCATCAGCGACGGCGATCGCCACAACCACAACGACCTGCCGATCATCATGGCGGGGCGCGGCGGCGGAGCGATCAAGCCGAATCGTCACCTGGTTTATCCCGACAGCACGCCGCTGACCAACCTCTATGTGTCGATGCTCGAAATCATGGGGGCCAAGACCGATCGCTTTGGCGATTCGAACGGACGGCTCACGAATCTGGGCTAATCCGGGCCTTTCACCGGCAAAATCGTTACAAGCGGGCACGACGTAGGTTGTGCCCGCTTTTTTGCGCATTTGCCTTCTCCCGAAGGGCGATAAGATAGAAGGTGACGTCACCTTATCTCCCCAATTTGTGCATTTGCCGTTGAAGCTGTCGCTCTTCCAGCTTGCTATCCTCGCCCTTTCGGCGATCGGGACTCGCTATGTCCTGGCCGACAGTCCGGACGGTGTACGCCCCGACTTCGCGGCCGAGGTCCTGCCGATCCTGACGCAGCGCTGTTTCGCTTGTCATGGCCCTGACGAAAACAAACGGGAAGCCGGCCTGCGGCTCGATCAGGCCGCTTCGTTCTTCCACCGTCGTGGTGATGAACCGGCGATCGTTCAGCCCGGCGACGCCGCACATAGCGAGCTCTATCGCCGCCTGGTCGCCAGCGACCCTGACGCCCAAATGCCTCCGCCCAAGCATGGCGATCCACTCTCCCTCAACGAGATCACCACGATCAAGCGTTGGATCGATTCCGGCGCCAAATGGGAAGGGCACTGGGCGTTTCAGCCGATCGTCAAACCAGAGCTTCCCGCAGCCTATCCCGGCTGGAGCGATCAGCCGATTGATCGCCTGGTCGCTGCGAAGTGGAAAGGGCAGGGGCTGACTCCCGCCAAGCCGGCCGATCGGGAGATGCTCCTCCGCCGCGTCACCTTCGCGCTAACCGGTTTGCCGCCGTCCGCTGCAGAGATTCAAGACTTTGTCGCCGATAACAGGCCGGACGCCTATGAGCGGGTTGTCGATCGGCTGCTCGCGTCGCCACGTTACGGAGAGCAGATGGCGCGGCAGTGGCTCGACCTGGCGCGATACGCCGACACGCATGGTTTTAACATCGATAGCTACCGCGACATGTGGCGATGGCGCGATTGGGTGATCGACGCTTACAACGCCAACATGCCGTTCGATCAATTCACGCGGGAGCAGTTGGCTGGCGATCTGTTGCCCAATGCCACCGTCGACCAAATCACCGCGACCGGTTTTAATCGCAATCATCCCATCAACGATGAGATGGGAGCGATCCCAGAAGAGTATCTCCACTTCTACGCCGCG of Blastopirellula sediminis contains these proteins:
- a CDS encoding DUF1592 domain-containing protein; protein product: MRFPSLLLSTALTLAICSSLRADPAQHQAAFDKQVKPFLTKYCNDCHSGDSAESGIDFASFSKAEQVMTSGRKSWQKTLDQLASGAMPPKDETQPSAEEMAQTLEWIRGALADYSCDGPADPGRETIRRLNRAEYENTIRDLVGVEFKATEEFPADDVGYGFDNIGDVLSLSPLLLEKYYDAAVTIADKAIVSDPKSLIRSERLKNFKLKDGSKSDDRLTFASHNVGTTDFEVDAPGEYKISIRAFGTRAGDQLPNMHVKLDDQNKDFAVDATRGKEKDYEITKRFSKGKHHLEISFTNDHYDPNNANPNLRDRNLIVTSVKLVGPPEIKPDSYPESHRQIFVAYPGDEGITFEVAARRNLTRFASRAYRRPVTADEINRLYTLVAAAQADGANFEESVREGIIAILCSPNFLFRVEVDEAQGPVRQLTEYELAARLSYFLWSSAPDQELLTLAYEGKLRSQLDQQIERMMKSPKSTALVENFAGQWLQLRNLESAKPNIRQFRSFTPQLAKSMRRETELFFESIVREDRSILDLIGADYTYLDESLAKHYGVKDVNGEEFRKVSLGDKGRGGILTHASILTVTSNPTRTSPVKRGKWVLENVLGTPPPDPPADVPTLEGQKELKGTLRERMAQHMANPSCASCHARMDPIGFALENFDAVGAFRDKDEGQKIDASGELPGGIKFDGAKGLRQLILTEHRDEFVRTFSEKMLTYALGRGVEYYDMCAVDAIQDELERNDYRFSALVKAIVHSDPFQKRRTN
- a CDS encoding DUF1552 domain-containing protein, with protein sequence MSTTISRRTMLRGFGAAMALPWLEQMAPAASAAAATGKPPVRMAFLYVPNGVNVDQWRPQGEGADWQLSPTLSSLKDVKSEMTAFTGLTLRGAFALGDGGGDHARSVASFLTGSHPKKTDGADISNDVSVDQFAAKELGYATKFPSLELGCEPSAQAGKCDSGYSCVYTSNMAWRNSTSHVGKEINPQAAFDRLFGNENAKESAESRALRYKRKKSVLDFVMDDAKRLNQKLGQSDQRKLDEYLYAVREIERRVQQSIKLEGTEVDVPDYPRPKGVPADYGEHVRLMMDMMVLAFQTDMTRVSTFMFTNAGSNRTYNNIGVSDGHHSISHHGRNKEKLEKIAKIDAYHVEQYAYLVKELQKIREGDGTLLDNCMVMYGSGISDGDRHNHNDLPIIMAGRGGGAIKPNRHLVYPDSTPLTNLYVSMLEIMGAKTDRFGDSNGRLTNLG